From a region of the Triticum aestivum cultivar Chinese Spring chromosome 7D, IWGSC CS RefSeq v2.1, whole genome shotgun sequence genome:
- the LOC123170998 gene encoding F-box/FBD/LRR-repeat protein At5g22660 — protein sequence MALSAGIFLPGGTEARHLFDGIPKRRRTSEEATDASGEDLISSLPDAVLQVVLSFLPSDETVRTCVLARRWRHLWKSTPALRIIQGGMMYWNAKEMNNFVNYLLLFRDRLPLDECEISYSKPCDSEEYSEIFRFANMRIHYAVSLCQTKVLKVCIRNVQVWLMHGNSTLMSQFLRRVELTGVTMWKHSLDFSSCPTLEDLNLCSSRIYGPKISSQSVRCLSITQCQFNVDTGSRMRISAPCLVYLQLADVSGTAPLLERMPLLVTAFIRLGRGGFGTCTHEAYGDCDECFPYDGYYYGHDDYGASFANYHGSNDSVLLQGLSGATSLGLTTIDPNVFTFRKDLKQCPTFSMLKTLLLNEWCVAADFGALVKFLQCTPILEKLIIQLRLEKLPRVNSMIETYESYNPAVQLVLKHLKDVEIKCHKEDEVVRQIVKILSTFGVLSDQIDIQVIQQTYVSGSFDQFRAD from the exons ATGGC CCTGAGCGCTGGTATTTTCTTGCCCGGTGGAACTGAGGCCCGCCACCTGTTCGACGGAATACCGAAGAGGCGCAGGACCAGCGAGGAGGCGACCGATGCGAGCGGCGAGGATCTCATCAGCTCCCTGCCTGACGCTGTCCTGCAGGTCGTGCTGTCCTTTCTGCCCTCGGACGAGACAGTGCGGACGTGCGTGCTCGCTCGGCGCTGGCGCCACCTCTGGAAGTCCACACCTGCCCTACGCATCATCCAGGGTGGTATGATGTACTGGAATGCCAAGGAGATGAATAACTTCGTGAACTACCTTCTGCTCTTCCGCGACCGCTTGCCCTTAGATGAATGTGAGATCAGCTACAGCAAACCCTGTGACAGTGAGGAATACAGTGAGATATTCCGGTTCGCTAATATGCGGATCCACTATGCCGTGTCACTCTGCCAAACTAAGGTGCTCAAAGTCTGCATCCGCAATGTGCAGGTCTGGCTGATGCATGGCAATTCCACTCTCATGTCACAGTTTCTCAGGAGGGTGGAGCTTACAGGTGTGACTATGTGGAAACATTCTCTAGACTTCTCAAGCTGCCCCACATTGGAGGATCTGAATCTGTGCTCTTCAAGAATTTATGGCCCCAAGATCTCATCCCAGTCAGTGAGATGTCTAAGTATCACTCAGTGTCAATTCAACGTGGATACTGGTTCCCGCATGCGTATTTCTGCCCCATGTCTCGTATACTTACAACTAGCTGATGTTTCTGGGACTGCTCCTCTGCTTGAGAGAATGCCGTTGTTGGTAACAGCATTTATCAGGCTTGGTCGCGGTGGTTTTGGTACCTGTACACATGAAGCTTACGGGGATTGTGATGAATGTTTTCCGTATGATGGTTATTATTATGGTCACGATGACTATGGTGCCTCCTTTGCTAACTATCATGGCAGCAATGACTCTGTGCTTCTACAAGGCTTGTCAGGCGCCACCAGTTTAGGGTTGACGACTATTGATCCTAATGTG TTCACTTTCAGAAAGGATTTGAAACAGTGCCCTACATTTAGTATGCTCAAGACATTATTACTCAATGAGTGGTGTGTAGCGGCTGACTTTGGTGCACTAGTTAAGTTTCTTCAGTGCACGCCAATTCTGGAGAAACTTATTATTCAACTTCGACTTGAAAAG CTACCGAGAGTGAATTCTATGATAGAAACATATGAAAGCTATAACCCAGCAGTACAGTTGGTATTGAAGCATCTCAAGGACGTTGAAATCAAATGTCATAAGGAAGATGAGGTGGTTCGCCAGATTGTGAAGATCCTGAGTACCTTTGGAGTACTTTCTGATCAAATTGACATCCAAGTTATCCAACAGACATATGTTTCTGGAA